Proteins encoded within one genomic window of bacterium:
- a CDS encoding ABC transporter permease: protein MTIKARALREFWCSIGFAERNFMLVKRYAGWEAVFLTYTVVSALTIGLIGVGTGDTRLVMFLVIGAVLWGYLSILFHEVSECIAWERWEGTLEYTFMAPVKRFTQLMGNALYAITYGLVRAAVQLLVCALFFGISLAGANFLTAAVVLVVSSLPFLGLGLACAVLPLLSRERGSQATHIFQALILLVSGVYYDVSVLPSWLQPFSVVSPATYTLRAMRAAVLDGVGLADVGGDLLILVISGVVLIPLGFACFVLGERWAKKTGKLKIDG from the coding sequence ATGACCATCAAAGCGAGAGCCTTACGCGAATTCTGGTGCAGCATCGGCTTCGCCGAGCGCAACTTCATGTTGGTGAAGCGCTACGCCGGCTGGGAGGCGGTGTTCCTCACCTACACCGTCGTGAGCGCGTTGACCATCGGCCTCATCGGCGTCGGGACCGGCGACACCCGGCTCGTCATGTTCCTGGTGATAGGCGCGGTCCTGTGGGGTTACCTCTCCATCCTCTTCCACGAGGTCAGCGAGTGCATCGCCTGGGAGCGGTGGGAGGGGACGCTGGAGTACACGTTTATGGCCCCGGTGAAGCGGTTCACGCAGCTGATGGGCAACGCCCTCTACGCCATAACGTACGGCCTGGTGCGCGCCGCGGTGCAGCTTCTGGTGTGCGCGCTGTTCTTCGGCATTAGCCTGGCGGGCGCCAACTTCCTGACGGCGGCGGTGGTGCTCGTCGTCTCGAGCCTGCCGTTCCTGGGATTGGGGCTCGCGTGCGCGGTCCTGCCGCTGCTTTCGCGGGAGCGCGGCTCGCAGGCCACCCACATCTTCCAGGCGCTCATCCTGCTGGTGTCCGGCGTCTACTACGACGTGAGCGTGCTGCCGTCGTGGCTGCAGCCGTTCTCGGTGGTCTCGCCGGCGACGTACACGCTGCGGGCGATGCGCGCCGCCGTCCTGGACGGCGTGGGCCTGGCCGACGTCGGCGGCGACCTCCTCATACTCGTAATTTCGGGCGTGGTCCTGATACCGCTCGGCTTCGCGTGCTTCGTGCTGGGCGAGCGGTGGGCCAAGAAGACCGGCAAGCTCAAGATCGACGGGTAA